In Haliotis asinina isolate JCU_RB_2024 chromosome 16, JCU_Hal_asi_v2, whole genome shotgun sequence, the following are encoded in one genomic region:
- the LOC137268799 gene encoding transcription factor Ken 2-like produces the protein MASVTSLLFLIAMLVAVSLAHHHHRHHHHHHHHHHHHTKNIHHYDEYSSGSSGSSSSGSSGCGCGGSSGSSESSDEDYPIPIPIPISSGGGSSSSSSSDASLLQALINAGKKK, from the exons ATGGCTAGCGTTACAAGTCTGTTATTTCTCATTG CAATGCTGGTGGCCGTCTCCCTGGCGCACCACCATCAtcgtcaccatcaccaccaccatcatcatcaccaccaccacacgaAGAATATCCATCACTACGACGAGTACTCATCCGGCTCATCAGGTTCTTCCTCATCCGGGTCATCAGGATGCGGTTGTGGAGGAAGCTCCGGATCTTCTGAATCCTCGGATGAAGATTACCCCATCCCAATCCCAATCCCGATCTCTAGCGGTGGcggcagcagtagcagcagttcCTCCGACGCTTCTCTTCTGCAGGCTCTCATCAACGCTGGAAAGAAGAAATAG